The following are encoded together in the Desulfococcus multivorans genome:
- a CDS encoding response regulator, whose protein sequence is MKSVTIGYLAFQDLPDAVRRFNRNAAETTFEVRFKPLSKLMEANELVQYDVVFVRMQTHRWEWLEVLLFLNRTAAHIPVIVMTPSGSLGHRRRILQTVPGVFFIDTPDAFDETLTGVIDSPLKRIKQVLFVDDDENVLNGYKHALFRSPWKIHTASSARKALEILSTESISLIVTDIKMPEMHGFELIEEIRKIDTSLPVIVCSGYHGLKSEADLYFHNIAGFVEKPVEMPVLAAKIKEMLK, encoded by the coding sequence ATGAAATCCGTGACGATCGGTTACCTGGCGTTTCAGGACCTTCCGGATGCCGTCCGACGCTTCAACCGGAACGCAGCCGAAACAACCTTTGAAGTCCGCTTTAAACCCCTGTCGAAACTCATGGAGGCGAACGAACTGGTTCAATATGACGTCGTATTCGTCCGCATGCAGACCCATCGGTGGGAATGGCTGGAAGTGTTGTTGTTTCTGAATCGAACGGCCGCCCACATTCCGGTGATCGTCATGACCCCGTCGGGGAGTCTCGGACACAGGCGTCGGATTCTGCAGACGGTTCCCGGCGTCTTTTTCATCGACACCCCCGACGCTTTTGACGAGACCCTGACGGGGGTGATCGACTCACCACTGAAAAGGATCAAACAGGTTCTTTTCGTCGACGACGACGAAAACGTGCTGAACGGGTATAAGCATGCGCTCTTCAGGTCGCCCTGGAAGATCCACACCGCATCCAGCGCCCGAAAGGCATTGGAAATCCTCTCCACCGAATCGATCAGCCTCATCGTCACCGATATCAAGATGCCGGAAATGCATGGTTTCGAACTGATCGAGGAGATTCGGAAAATCGACACGTCCCTGCCCGTCATCGTCTGCTCCGGCTATCACGGACTCAAGTCCGAAGCGGATCTCTACTTCCACAATATTGCGGGTTTCGTGGAAAAACCGGTGGAGATGCCGGTGCTGGCGGCAAAGATCAAGGAGATGCTCAAGTGA
- a CDS encoding response regulator: MMRHTQTPSDVRCGYRWKPSRSDQGFPPDTAPDTRIDIGKSVLNRIFEPYFTTKGKTRGTGFGLSVVHVIVNAGGRNIRMDSTQDRDTTPYIHLTAGDPESPEAGNTDNRPRSQKNTKQILIVDDETAVVRVMRIMLERLGYRVTSRTDSTEALKVFAETPDAFDLVITDMTMPNMTGDQLSRKIIKIRPDIPIIINTGYSNLIDAEKAEKIGIKGFLTKPVVKSTLATAVRQAIAQRKRTKPIESKPSDPNLATPSKSDPAADHDA, from the coding sequence ATGATGCGACACACTCAGACACCGTCGGACGTCCGATGCGGATATCGGTGGAAGCCGTCCAGGTCCGACCAGGGGTTTCCGCCGGATACGGCGCCGGACACCCGAATCGACATTGGAAAATCGGTTCTGAACCGAATTTTCGAACCGTACTTCACCACAAAAGGCAAAACCAGGGGAACAGGGTTTGGACTATCGGTGGTTCACGTCATCGTCAACGCCGGCGGAAGAAATATCCGGATGGACAGCACCCAGGACCGGGACACGACGCCTTACATCCATCTTACCGCAGGGGATCCCGAAAGTCCGGAAGCGGGAAATACCGACAATAGGCCGCGCTCTCAAAAGAACACGAAACAGATTCTCATCGTCGACGATGAAACGGCTGTTGTTCGCGTGATGCGCATCATGCTGGAGCGGTTGGGCTACCGCGTCACCTCCCGAACCGACAGCACCGAAGCACTGAAAGTTTTTGCCGAAACGCCGGATGCCTTCGATCTCGTCATTACCGACATGACCATGCCGAACATGACCGGTGACCAGTTGTCCCGGAAGATCATAAAAATCCGTCCGGACATCCCCATTATCATCAACACCGGCTACAGCAATCTCATAGACGCGGAAAAGGCCGAAAAAATAGGAATCAAGGGCTTTCTGACAAAACCGGTCGTCAAGAGCACGCTGGCGACCGCGGTCAGGCAGGCGATTGCCCAGAGGAAGCGAACCAAACCCATCGAATCGAAACCCTCGGATCCCAATCTCGCGACACCCTCGAAATCCGATCCCGCAGCGGATCATGACGCGTAA